AATCCTTTTACTCAAGTTTTAAATGCTTTAGGTTTTCATTCAATCAAATCGGTTTTCCTTGATAAGTTCTGCCCCAATGAACAGAAACTGATGAACAATAACTCAGCTTCCGTAGCTTGTAAATGACATGTTGTCTGGTTTTGATTTTAAGGTCTGGCCgctaaaggtttttttttttgttttttttgcagcttttCTCTGAACGTGTACAAAGTGACGGGGCAGTTCCCCTGGAGCTCGCTGAGGGAGACGGACCGCGGCGTCTCCACCGACATTAACGTGAGAGACCCTCCGGGAGCATCACAGCGCTCACAGTGCGCTTTACTGGCACTACTATTCTCTGAGCATCTTTCAGTTGATTTCCTGAAATGAGTTTTGTATTTACCCACTGTGGGCACTCTGTATGCTTGCTGCGTGGGCTGAAGTACCTTGTCTAAGGGCACTGCTGGATTCGAGGGTGAGGCTGTTGTTGCCGTGGTGATCGAGTGTCATTGGTCCCACCCTCTCCTGCAGTTCCCCATCTGGAAGACCAATCACACGCTGAAGTGGGAGGGAGTGTGGCGGGAGCTGGCCTGCCTGGGCCGCACGGCGTCCTTCGCCGTCCGAGAGGAGAGCGGCCACACCCTCAAGTCCTCCCTGTcggtaagcccctccccctttcccccggGTCACTGTGTAGGAAGCCGCACGCATGTGCAGCTCCTCTCAGCGTTCTCTCAGTCAGACACAGTAATATGCAGCACTCACATACAGGACTATAATACAACATGTCTCTCACACAGCAGTATTACATAGACTGTTTATTATCAGACTGTTTCCTGCCTAACTTGTCATCTCCTCCCCCCAACAGCATGCCATGATGATTGACACCAGGAACTCTGCCATCTTCCCCCGGAGAGGTGCCTTGCTGAAGAtaaaccaggtgtgtgtgtgggcgtgtgcataCGGGCTGCAGAGTGGCTCATCCTGAGATGTGAATGTGTCTCATGGTGTGCAGTCTGTGGTCTGGCCACAGACTGACCTGATTGGTTGATCGGTGCATAAGAACCtgacctgattggctgtgttgcACACAGGAACTGGCTGGCTACACTGGGGGCGACGCCAGCTTCCTGAAAGAGGACGTGGAGCTCCAGCTGAACAAGCGTCTGTTCTGGGACTCGGTGAGAGAACTCTCCCTGCTGAACGCATGAACGCGGGAGTGATTCGCATATAAAATGCACCTACTTTATTAATCATAAAGTGAATTAGAGAAAATCTGGCATTCTGGACATTGTAGTTCCTCTCTTAGGTCCTGTCTGTCTCGCTGTGGGGGGGCATGCTGCTGCCATTCGGAGACAAGCCCACCTGCATCGCCGACAGGTGAGTCCATTCAGAGGGGTCTGGGTGTGCTGACTGGATTGGGAATGGTCTGTGGTGAATTGTAGACTAACTGTGGAATGGTCTGTGCTGAATTGTAGACTAACTGTGGGATGGTCTGTGCTGAATTGTAGACTAACTGTGGAATGGTCTGTGCTGAATTGTAGACTAACTGTGGGATGGTCTGTGCTGAATTGTAGACGAACTGGGGGGTGGTCTGTGCTGAATTGTAGACTAACTGGGGGATGGTCTGTGCTGAATTGTAGACTAACTGTGGGATGGTCTGTGCTGAATTGTAGACTAACTGGGGGATGGTCTGTGCTGAATTGTAGACTAACTGTGGGATGGTCTGTGCTGAATTGTAGACTAACTGTGGGATGTGTCTCAGGTTCTACCTGGGCGGCCCCACCAGTGTGAGGGGCTTCAGCATGTACAGCATCGGCCCTCAGAGTGAAGGTGAAGCCTCACGCCGCCTCACGCCGcctcacacgcaaacacgctcTTTAAAGGAGATGGAGGATAACAGATTGTTGGGTACAGGGGAGGATGATGGGTAGAATGTCAGTGTGTACCTGTTCTTGGTGTCGCAGGGGACTACCTGGGCGGGGAGGCCTACTGGGCGGGCGGGGTCCATCTCTACACCCCCCTGCCCTTccggccggggcggggcggattCGGGGACCTCTTCAGGACACACTTCTTCCTCAACGCTGGCAACCTGTGTAACCTGAATTATGGTGCGTACCTGGGAGAGCTgtgtaacaataataatcatactTGCCATAATGAAGTAAAGATGCAAATACATGTGGACCTCTGTCAGTGAAAAGATGTACAGGAGCCATTTCAGGGATTTACATGTGATTACaggcgtgtgtggtgtgtgtgtgtttgcgtgtgtctgtaaatgtgtgtgtgtgtgttctcaggtgAGGGGCCGCAGGCTCACCTGCAGAAGTTGGCGGAGTGTATCCGCTGGTCGTACGGAGCAGGGATCTTACTGCGCCTGGGGAACATCGCACGACTGGAGCTCAACTACTGCATTCCCATGGGAGTCCAGAGTGGAGACAGGTACGGCAGCCCACACCTGTAACAGCCAGGGTCACTACAGGAGGACCACCAGTGGGGAGATCCATTTACAGGGGCGTGCACATTTCtcacaaatatgaaaatcagTCTTTGAAGGTGTTGAATACTTCCCATTGAATCTGACATCCCACAGAATGCACAGGCTCATTTCCTTTCCTGTTGTAGTGTGTTGAACACAGAAGCCCTATCTTCATCTCTGCCTCTGTTCTCCCTCCTTGCAGGATATGTGACGGCATTCAGTTTGGGGCAGGGATCCGcttcctgtgatgtcatcagctaCCCAGCTCCTACAGAGAATTGTGGGAAGTGtagtttttttccattattattatgactgtcccccttttttatatattgtaatGAGTGGAGCACTCCCAGAGGGACAAAGCACGCACCTGGCCCACATGGCCCAGTCACAGTCCCTGTGGTTTTGGGTTAGCCCTGCCCCCTTATTTACTTTGAACAAATCATGTACGCCGTGTGTTtgaaaccagccaatcagatgactTGTGCAGAGACCGAGACCTCCGCTCCAGGCACTTCCTACCTCCTGTGGCCAgtacatcatcatcacacaaCAGAGCTGTAATCCTAAAGCCTGGCGCTCGGACAGTCTGCCAGAATAACACTACACCTGCCAGCTCACCCCCAGACCAGCCGCCTGATTGGACCAGTAGTGGAGATCTCGCCACCAGTGTGCTCTTATACGTCCTATATGAATGTTGTCTGAATGCTtatgcacataaataaatctttttttttttccacccaccACTTTGTCTGGTTTTCTTAAGCTGCACAGATTCAAAGTACTGCCACAAACCACTGATAGCCTGAATTACTTTCTGCCGTTCAGTTAAGAGTCTGGTTTGTTACTGTGGACTCCTGTGGCTACTGTGGTTTCCACAAACGGAAAGGGTTGCAGTATAATTTCAgttcagcagggggcagcatgaattaatgaaaatgaactaAAGCCTTATGGCCCTGTAGGGAATCAGCTTCGCGCAAAAATAAAGACACCCATCAAGAATGAATCCGTCCGTCCGAACTTAGCAGCTAGGTTCCTGTAGTCACCCACAACTCAGATTAGATATAAATTACCCCGATTGGCCAGATAAAAGCACTTTAGCAAGACCCAACACATTTTGACCTATAACTACCGAACCTTTTGTGCTAGAATCTGAATTCTTTTTCTCCCAGATTCCCTGCCTCCAGACGAACAGAAAGCCTCCAAGACCAAAATggctttttggattttctggcatttttcttaaaaatctGCCTCCTAGAAAGTTTGACCCTTTGGCATCCGACTTCTATTCAGGAGGATCTAAAATCCCAGGACAAGAAAAGTTTCTGCGTTAATGTTTAATCATCATAAAACTTGAGAACTGCAGTCCATTGGTTTGGTGTAAACCTGTCAATATGTGGCACAATAGCAAACACGGTCATAACTCCTAAACCAACAGCTGGATCAAGCATTAGGACACTAAGGATTCCTGAACAAACTAACCTGTGGCTCAAATTTATCAGAAGCattcagaaaactaaaagagtgataatttaaaaaaaaagctagtgTTACGGACCAGCTGAAAGACAGCTCATGATAGGCTAAAACTGTGCGGGGTTTGAGTGGCAGCCGCTCCTCCTGAACACTATTTTAAGCGCAGAAGTTGGCTCAGGGCCCTGTGGGAGGCTGGTCCTCACTTCTGCTGGGAAAAAGCGGTGAACCTTTGAACCAGGAAAACCTGTGCAGGGCAGTTTGATGTGGACAGCAGTGGATGTGTGTTTGATTACACCTCCCTGACTGTGCAGGAAGAGACAGCAGGGTCACCTGTCTGCAAGCTGCAGGTACACTTACCTGACTAGAGCCACTCCACACACCAGGTCCACTTACCACACTacagccactcacacaccaggTACACTTACCTGAatacagtcactcacacaccaggTCCACTTACCTGAatacagtcactcacacaccaggTCCACTTACCTGAatacagtcactcacacaccaggTACACTTACCTGActacagttactcacacacCAGGTACAATTACCTGAatacagtcactcacacacctggTACACTTACCTGACTACAGTCACTCAAACACCAGGTACACTTACCTGActacagtcactcacacaccaggTACACTTACCTGActacagtcactcacacaccaggTACACTTACCACACTACAGCCACTCAAATACCAGTCCACAGGGTACTGATCAACTCTCCTGCAATACAGGGATGCCAAagtcaaaaaagtaaaaatgttcaGCTGATTACCGCCATTCAAAGaactgaacatttaaaaagtttagaaaatgtaaatgttttcattaaaaaaaaaaaacaactttcaaaCAATCATTTGCAGTCGATAAGTACGTAAGGTATACGTATGCCATGTACCTGTTGTAACATGCATTACCTGTGCATGACTCAGAGAATATGACTCTGCTGTCATCCCAAGGCTAGGTTTAGAGCTCACAGATGAGGTCAGCAGTTGTTTACAGATGTGTAacctgttctgaagattttggaATCCAGTCAAATCCCGATTTCTCTAGTATAACTGGATAATGCTTTATCATTGTGCTCTGACCAGTTTATCCTCAGCATGTTTACTATTAGATGGCATGAAGCcaattttgatttaaattgtCTTCCCTTTGCCATTTAGCTGAATGTTTTTAATCACAGTAAATTTCTtcagtaatctttttttttttttaaagcaggctcaggacattttaaaaatgagatatggaactgagaaaatataaatgCCCTAATACTTTGTCGTAAATACAATTACATAATTGCActgctgaaaaatatttgtgtacTCTGTTGGCAGGTGGACAAGTACAGGCTACCCTACAGCTGACACTCTATAGCCGAGTTCATTCTGTTTCACACGAGGCCCCAAGCCAGGCGGGACTACAATAGAACAGACGAACCACATTCCCTCGTCACGGCCACTGTGACGTTACGTAAGCCTGTCGTGCTCCTGCCCATCCCACACCGAAGGCAAATCCCGTTCGGCCGTTGCTTCATGAATAATAAGGGCCCGGATGGAAGTGCTTCAAGTACATCGCCATATTCTATACATCGTGATGTAAACCATGTACTGCCTTGTGAAATTAGATTTGAATGATACACACATTTGGCGAGTGAGCGGCTAGAATGACGCAAATCATAAAATATGACAGAAACACGCGCAGGAAAATGATGAAAAGGAAATCGTGAGCGCGCACGCTGTCTACGTTCGTGCATGCCCACTCGGTGGAGGTGCCGGGTATTCAGCAGTGGGCGGTCCATGTTCACTACCACtgtcacctacacacacacggttgACAGACAGGTGTGCGTCGCCAGGAGCGCACGACCACCGTCTTGCTGGACGCATCCTGTATTCTATAATTATTAAATCAGTAAACCGGCCATCATGTTGTGGACAGCCAACCAGTTCATTAGGAAATTTTCCACAAGCACGGTGAGTAACGTTCCATTCTTTATTCATGCAGTATTTATATAACATTCCACTATAGATAAATAATTAACGATGATAGTATCGGCACATGTTTACTTTGAGATGCAAGGAAATACCAACATGGGATGTCTATCTTATTGCATGTTGCAGTGCGAAGTTGAGGGTACTGTAGGTTACTCGTCGCGATGGGTCGCTACTTTGAATCATTACGGCTGGCCAGAAATTAAATCACCGCCACCCAACGAACTGTTGACATAGTCCTGCAAGGTTATGTGGGTTGCCTGCGTTGACATATGTTACAAAtgtgttgttatgttatgttacgtaGAAGCAGTGTTTGTTGCGCCTCATCGCCACGTTGTCATACAGTAGCCTGTGTCTGCCTGCGGACTGGTttattactgtacatgttaTGCGCGAGTTGCATCAGCAGAGCTGAAATTCGGGGAACACGCACGGAATCGGGTTACGCACTGGCTCGGCTCGTTAAGAAACTGGAAAACTTTCCTTTAGAAGGGATATTATATTTCCTAGCACTAAAATAGCATATTAAACGAGCGTTCATTTTTTTACCACTTTGTGTTTGAATCCTGTGTTCGCAACGCAAGTTTAGCTCGCATGCGATATATTTTCTCAACCATATGTTGAAGCAAACCGAAGTGGAGAATGTATGAGCAGACACTGCAGTACACGGAGATATTCGTGCATTTATTTAGTGAGTGGACTGGTTTTATTATTGACCATTCTGAACAGAATTAATGTCTCCTGGATGTATTATTGTAGCCTATGCGATTGACTACGATTCGTCACCAATGTACTGTGTACTAATGTATAACTAATGTATAACGTGCGGTGTCGCTACAGGAATGTCAACCCAACCCAAAAACCCAACACAGATGTACACTAACAGTCATTTACTGGAACGCTCTAATTAATCTATAAATGTTACCATAATACGCAACGTGACcgtaaaattgtatttgtcataTATAAATTTTTCTTGATGGTGAGCATAGAGAAAAGACGGCGGTTTGTGTAAAAGGAACAATAACTGCTTACACGCATCGATAAACAACTGAACAGCTgtaaagcaaataaaaccaGCACATCCCTGTTTTTACTTCAGGGTGTCTTCTAGCAGAAGTTCCCCCCTGTTGTTTTCTTTATCTATGGAGCATGACGCGCTAAGTGCTCTTAGATAAGACTGTCTGCAAAACTGTGTGTGCAATAAAGACTACAACCTAGGCGGTTAGACTGAATGGTGTTCCACATTTGTTAATAGCCGTCAATCACCAGGAATTGCTCTACGTGCACTCGTGCGTCATAAACATTGCACGTTCCAAAAGTTGGTCTTTAGAAGTTAGCGAAAGACTGCTGCCTGTTGGCAAAATGCAGTAGAATATCagagtacaaaaaaagacagatttacTGTAAGTGAAGCAGCAACATCCAACCTTGCATCCATCACAGCTAAATCTGATTAACATGAACAGTGTCCCATATGCAGATTGGTAGCTGAGATCTAAAGAGTGAACGGAGGACAGCCGTAATGTGTCTGATGGCTGCAGCCTTTGTGAACGGAACCTCATGGCAAGCCCACCATTCCCTCATTCCCTCACGCGCTGTCCATCTCTCCCCTGCACCCACAGGCATATTACCAAAATAAACTGAGGCTCGCTCTCATTGGCCAGAGCCTTTTTGGACAGGAAGTGTACACCAACCTACGGAAGCAAGGCCACAAGGTGGTGGGCGTGTTCACCGTTCCAGATAAGGATGGGAAGGCGGACCCTCTGGGTGAGTGGCAGGCGAGGGGGGGCAGGACCTGGGGGGACTCCAgaccactccctctctcactgtcctcctctTGATTTGAGCTCAACATCTGTGTcctgcagagggggagagaggccaGGGGGAGAGTGATGACTGTCCGAAAATAAGCCACACCCCATTATCTCCATATCCCACAGTTCATTCCCCGTATTGCAGTCGCAGATACGGACACATTAATGACACGTTTACAAAGCCTAGTGGCTGAAGTGAGGTGAGTGTACAGAGACTAATCAAGGCCAACTATCATAGGTAATGGTCAGTCTTAGACACAGCATTAAATTATGAGTTCACCAAAAAGCATCTGGTTGCAAAAAAGGCTCATCAGCATTTGAGCCGGGGTCCCCTAAAACCGGAAAGCCAAAAATCTGTCCCCAGCGCACCCAAAATCTGTCCCCAGCGCACCCAGAATCTGTCCCCAGCAAGGGCTGCAGCGGCAGAGGGAGAGTGAAGTCATGCCGAAAGAAATCTCAGATCCCCCGGCCGTTTGTTCTTCCGCTCAAACAATGGCCTGTGTGTGCTCATCCCAGAGAGGGCCCAGCCAGCCCCAGCCAGCGGCCATCTTCCACAGGACCGGCCGTCAGACAGAAGGGGGACTCTCTGTCCCCTTAATAAGTCAAATTATCTCTCATTAGTGCCCAATTAAGCAGCGCGAGATACTGAgattgaaaaggaaaacaatgtttccGACAGAAAGTCCGAAGCCAGGACCCTGTCAGTAGTTTTGGGCGCTCTGTGGGGCACGGGACTGTCACGGGACTGTCCCAGGAACGCGGCCGGGCCGTCCTACCTACAGCAGACGCTGTGCTGGCCCAGTTAAGCAGTCTGCTGTGTCTCCCTCCCACCTGCGTTCCTGCTGCATGTGATTCCTGCACCTGTCGGGACAGCCAAGGTGAAGTGACCTTGGTGATGGGCCAGTTTAATGACTGTggggaaaagggaggggggtcaACCCCTGGCCTGGTCCCAAAACCGATCAGAGAGGACACAGCTGGTTGCTATCTGTGACATGTCAGAGGATTTCTGGCCCCCCTCCAGGGGACTGTCCcgctccctgccccgcccccagcaccCGGTGAGTCTTTCCTGATTAGCAGGGGGGTCAAAGTTCGGAGAACTCCAGTGTAGCAGCGTGGGGCTGGGTTAGACTAGACTGGGCCAGACTCCGCAAATCCAGCCAGTCaggtatgtacacacacaaacacagacagacacagacagacacacacacacacacacgcacgcacacacacacacagacaccccaccacacacaaaaacacagccacCACACCAAACCAGACGACtacgcaccacacacagcacgcctAAAGCAGATGCTCGACCTCAAACAGTTCCGATTTAGCAGCCGTTCAGAGTAGGTAGCAGTATTTTGAACTGCCTGTCGTGCAATTTTCTGGTACaatcaaagtaaaataaagtaaatatacgtcttattattcatttgtattgaATTAACAGTCTGAGTTAAAGCAGTTAAAGCCCATTATTTTCCTCCAAATTAGTAGATTTAGCCAGCAGATAACGTTAGATAAAagaatattttgttaatatttccatatttctttaAAGCAGCTGTCCTTGGGGAAAGCAGAGAAGGTAACAAATAGAGAATCACAGCTCTGAATaacactattttttaaaatcgatGATCAAAGGGCATAGAGTATGTGAGTGGTGGGTTCTGGGTTGCCAGTTCTACACCCCTGCATGAGACCACTGCATTTTTTGTGATAAGACTTTGAGGGTGTAACTCTTGTAAACCCCCCACAGCTGTGATAGCGGAGAAGGACGGGACGCCCGTGTTTAAGTTCCCGCGCTGGCGTGTGAAGGGGCAGCCAATCCCGGAGGTGGTGGATGCCTACAAGGcggtgggggcggagctcaACGTCATGCCCTTCTGCAGCCAGTTCATCCCCATGAACGTCATCGACCATCCGACCCACGGCTCCATCATCTACCACCCCTCCATCCTGCCGCTGCACCGCGGAGCCTCCGCCATCAACTGGTGAGTGAAGGGCAGACTGACCAACAGGGAGGCCGAAACGCCAAGAAGGAACAGCggactgaccaatcagaaggaGTGAAATAACAGGGGGGCAGACGTATCAATCGTGAGGGTCAGACTGACTAAGGAGAAACACAGCTGCATCTTGACTCCTGAGAGCAACTGATCAGCATGCAGTCGGCTTTTCTCACTGAACTGCAGGGTTTAATTGGGCTTGACTGTCATAGTCACGGCAAACTATCATCATCAAGTCCAACTCTCAAAGTCAAGCCCAACAGTCATAGTCAAGGCCAACTGTCATAATCAAGGCCAACAGTCATCATAAAGTCCATAACTGTCATTATCCAGCTCATCTGCACCTGACTTGAAAAAAAGAGGATATTCAGGCAGTtgtggggcaggagggaggggccaagCTGAAGCAGAGGGACATTTGTTCAACCTGGCTTAGACTGAGTGGCACAGATGACTCAGGAGGCCCGTGCGGTTATAAATACTCCAGCCACATGTGGATCTCTGAGGCTCTTCCCAGGATTGTGATCCGTTCACACACCCTCCTCTCTGCTGTGGCACAGCCCTGAGTGTCAGGTGTCAGGTGGCAGTTAGAGTCAGGGGGGTTCATGTGTCCTGCTGAGAAACTATCCCACAGGATTCACACGGGGCTCTACTCCTGACCTAATCTGCAATAGAGGCCtc
The Anguilla rostrata isolate EN2019 chromosome 19, ASM1855537v3, whole genome shotgun sequence genome window above contains:
- the LOC135245811 gene encoding sorting and assembly machinery component 50 homolog A-like; translation: MGTVHARSLDPLPMHGPELGVHVDDVDLVEVQPETKQEILENKDVVVQHVHLDGLGRTKEDFLTHEIADVFTAKNLIDVMKKSHDARQKLLRLGIFRQVEVVIDTSQGDGALPNGLDVTFEVTELRRVTGSYNTMVGNNEGSMVLGIKLPNFLGRAEKLTFQFSYGTKETSYGLSFFKPQPGNFDRNFSLNVYKVTGQFPWSSLRETDRGVSTDINFPIWKTNHTLKWEGVWRELACLGRTASFAVREESGHTLKSSLSHAMMIDTRNSAIFPRRGALLKINQELAGYTGGDASFLKEDVELQLNKRLFWDSVLSVSLWGGMLLPFGDKPTCIADRFYLGGPTSVRGFSMYSIGPQSEGDYLGGEAYWAGGVHLYTPLPFRPGRGGFGDLFRTHFFLNAGNLCNLNYGEGPQAHLQKLAECIRWSYGAGILLRLGNIARLELNYCIPMGVQSGDRICDGIQFGAGIRFL